The following proteins are encoded in a genomic region of Sphingobium amiense:
- a CDS encoding GGDEF domain-containing protein has protein sequence MVLLIVNAVVAGLFALSYFLIARISRGQRPVIAFGVSYLLGMVTPISEIAIRLTDYPAPFMLASYMALLGGFLAMAAALSIFHRKRPPWTAIATLAVLGLITRIAIWGGTRDDLIYELAFQLPLALGILLCSHTAFRTGKGQLNHTLAGLFLLSGLNFFIKPFVAAALGSGQTARDYAGSAYALYSQASTAILLTAAGLTVLLIVIQTTIQEYVRTAETDHLSGLLNRCGFDRQAQALLASAPIGKRQLCAVMIDLDHFKRINDCFGHDMGDRVIQAFADILRSTAPKSAHLARTGGEEFVILLNRVSAPAAGLIVEAMRAHTREHGQADLPTFSFSAGIAQYQAGDSLADLMRRADQACYRPKTLGRDRIETDDGIAKAVNA, from the coding sequence GTGGTTCTGCTGATCGTCAATGCGGTGGTGGCAGGCCTCTTTGCGCTCAGCTATTTCCTGATCGCCCGCATCAGTCGGGGACAACGTCCGGTCATCGCGTTCGGGGTCAGCTACCTTTTGGGCATGGTGACGCCGATCAGCGAGATTGCGATCCGGCTGACCGATTATCCCGCGCCCTTCATGCTGGCGAGCTACATGGCGCTGTTGGGCGGTTTCCTCGCCATGGCGGCCGCGCTCAGCATCTTTCATCGCAAGCGCCCACCCTGGACAGCGATCGCCACTCTTGCCGTGCTGGGCCTGATCACGCGCATTGCGATCTGGGGCGGGACGCGAGACGATCTCATTTATGAGCTGGCCTTCCAGCTGCCCTTGGCCCTCGGCATTCTCCTGTGCAGCCATACGGCCTTTCGCACCGGCAAGGGCCAGCTCAACCACACCCTGGCCGGGCTGTTTCTCCTGAGCGGTCTCAACTTTTTCATCAAACCCTTCGTTGCTGCCGCCCTGGGGTCGGGACAAACCGCAAGAGACTATGCCGGGAGCGCCTATGCGCTTTATTCCCAAGCCAGCACGGCCATCCTACTGACGGCTGCCGGGCTCACCGTTCTGCTGATCGTCATCCAGACGACCATTCAGGAATATGTGCGCACGGCGGAGACCGATCATCTCTCAGGCCTCCTCAATCGCTGCGGTTTCGACCGTCAGGCGCAGGCGCTGCTGGCATCGGCTCCAATCGGCAAGCGCCAGCTCTGTGCCGTGATGATCGACCTCGACCATTTCAAACGGATCAACGACTGCTTTGGGCATGATATGGGCGACCGGGTTATCCAGGCCTTTGCCGATATCCTGCGCAGTACGGCGCCCAAGTCCGCCCATCTTGCGCGCACCGGCGGCGAGGAATTCGTGATCCTGCTCAATCGGGTCTCCGCGCCCGCGGCTGGCCTTATCGTCGAGGCCATGCGCGCCCATACGCGCGAACATGGCCAGGCCGACCTGCCCACTTTCAGCTTCAGCGCGGGAATTGCGCAATACCAGGCGGGAGACAGCCTAGCCGACCTCATGCGCCGCGCCGATCAGGCATGCTACCGACCCAAGACCTTGGGACGTGATCGTATCGAGACCGACGACGGGATAGCGAAGGCAGTGAATGCCTGA
- a CDS encoding TonB-dependent receptor, giving the protein MPITLSVATAPRLHELGVTDIGELSAYVPGLNIQIQSPHSPGVVIRGITSDNGAAQQPPRVSVYYNGVDISRARGAYQGLFDLARIEVAKGPQATLFGTAATIGAVSLVPNLARPGFSAGLTSAIGNLGAPREEGFINIGSERISARVAGQWKKRDGYVPNLAPGQDDLYAQDQLGLRGALHFQPTESLSANLVLTYDRQRNSGTPFLSRRLGSTAAQGIFGAAYLGGSPASGAVLGGDKLGIDRHVYDVNLSVTANIADGWSCTTTNGYRRFNSREVLDADGSAAWYLEFAEQAKGWQASHEGRFTYRDAQWRAIFGWNAFIENGSQTVPFSTEVGTYLQCTANLVPGLGCVDANNQVTASRATALLSRGLATVIPYSSWYRNSGRNTTWSLFGDVSWKAAPRLEFLAGARLLIEDRRSGYTAQQPNAPLYGRPLLPLVDTAGATYTAKRSFTALLPRFSLVYHLSPASTLFATISQGRRSPAVQLSAATGPVPDLSIVPAETVWNYEAGLKIARGAISGAVSVYYDRYRNFQVTVIDVSSGAVRIDNAGSAGNAGVEAELDVRPVRGVRFFGNMAYTGARIDDRPANGIYAGDRFRLQPRWQASAGIDDRTPRIRCRQPLCRAERHLPLQALFRTAQ; this is encoded by the coding sequence GTGCCGATCACCCTTTCGGTCGCGACCGCGCCGCGCCTCCACGAGCTCGGGGTGACGGACATCGGCGAACTCTCGGCCTATGTGCCGGGCCTCAATATCCAGATCCAAAGCCCGCATAGCCCCGGTGTCGTGATCCGCGGCATCACGTCGGACAATGGCGCCGCGCAGCAGCCGCCGCGCGTCAGTGTCTACTATAACGGGGTCGACATCTCCCGCGCGCGCGGCGCCTATCAAGGCCTCTTCGACCTTGCACGGATCGAGGTTGCCAAGGGACCGCAGGCGACGTTGTTCGGCACGGCCGCCACGATCGGAGCGGTCAGCCTGGTCCCCAATCTTGCGCGGCCGGGTTTCTCGGCCGGCCTCACGAGCGCCATCGGCAATCTCGGCGCCCCGCGCGAGGAAGGCTTCATCAACATCGGTTCCGAGCGGATCTCCGCTCGCGTCGCGGGGCAGTGGAAGAAGCGCGATGGCTACGTCCCAAATCTCGCGCCGGGCCAGGATGATCTCTATGCGCAGGACCAGCTCGGGCTGCGCGGCGCTCTCCATTTTCAGCCGACGGAGAGTCTTTCCGCGAATCTCGTTCTTACCTACGACCGGCAGCGCAATTCCGGAACGCCCTTCCTGTCGCGGCGGCTTGGCTCGACGGCGGCGCAAGGTATCTTCGGGGCAGCCTATCTCGGTGGCTCGCCAGCGTCCGGGGCAGTGCTCGGGGGCGATAAGCTCGGGATCGACCGCCACGTCTATGATGTGAACCTCTCGGTGACCGCGAACATCGCCGATGGCTGGTCCTGCACGACGACCAATGGCTATCGCCGGTTCAATTCGCGCGAGGTGCTCGACGCCGACGGGTCGGCAGCATGGTATCTGGAATTCGCCGAGCAGGCCAAAGGCTGGCAGGCAAGCCATGAAGGCCGTTTCACATATCGTGACGCTCAATGGCGGGCGATCTTCGGCTGGAACGCTTTCATCGAAAACGGATCGCAGACAGTCCCCTTCTCCACCGAGGTCGGCACCTATCTGCAGTGCACCGCCAATCTGGTCCCGGGGCTTGGCTGTGTCGATGCGAACAACCAGGTCACTGCATCGCGGGCAACCGCGCTTCTGTCGCGAGGGCTGGCGACCGTCATTCCCTATTCGAGCTGGTACCGCAACTCGGGCCGCAATACGACCTGGTCGCTGTTCGGCGATGTGAGTTGGAAGGCAGCGCCGCGTCTGGAGTTTCTAGCCGGCGCTCGGCTGCTGATCGAGGACCGGCGCTCGGGCTATACCGCGCAGCAGCCCAATGCGCCGCTCTACGGCCGCCCGCTGCTGCCACTTGTCGACACGGCCGGGGCCACCTATACCGCCAAGCGCAGCTTTACCGCTCTCCTTCCGCGCTTCAGCCTGGTCTATCATCTGTCGCCCGCGAGCACGCTGTTCGCCACCATCTCGCAAGGCCGTCGCTCACCCGCTGTGCAGCTTTCGGCTGCGACGGGGCCTGTACCCGACCTGTCGATCGTCCCGGCCGAGACGGTCTGGAACTACGAGGCGGGTCTGAAGATCGCGCGCGGCGCCATCAGTGGCGCGGTTTCGGTCTATTATGACCGCTATCGCAACTTCCAGGTCACTGTCATCGATGTCTCGAGCGGCGCGGTCCGCATCGACAATGCCGGGTCGGCGGGCAATGCGGGCGTCGAGGCGGAACTGGACGTGCGTCCGGTCCGGGGCGTTCGCTTCTTTGGCAACATGGCTTACACGGGCGCGCGGATCGACGATCGGCCTGCCAACGGTATCTATGCTGGCGATCGCTTTCGGCTCCAGCCCCGCTGGCAGGCGTCGGCAGGGATAGATGATCGAACACCCCGTATCAGATGTCGTCAGCCTCTTTGCCGCGCCGAACGTCACCTACCGCTCCAAGCTCTATTTCGAACTGCCCAATAG